From the genome of Gammaproteobacteria bacterium:
GGCAAAAGATGACGGCAGCCTGTTCGCGCGACACGCCCCGGTCTTTGTGCCGGAGCAACATTACAAAACCTACAATAAGATCGGCCGTCCCTCCGCCCACTATGATGCACAGGGCCGCGAACAGATCTATGTCGACCCTGCGGTGCCTGTGATGTATGCCCAGCAGCAGATGTTCCAGACCAGCAAAGGCAACTACACCAATCTGATTTACCGTGTGCATTTTCAGGGTGTGCCGTATTTTCACCTGACCGCCGGGAAAAATTCCGGGCTGTTTGTCGTCGTCACCCTAAATGAAAAAGAACAGCCAGTGCTGATAACCACCGTCCATAGCTGCGGCTGCTATCTCGCCATCATCCCCACCCGTTATTTGCCGGACGACGCCTATCCCCAGGAATGGAATTTTGCACAGCCCCAGTCTATCTATGGTGAACAACTGCCCGCGATGCTCGATTATCCGGCGTCTTCCGGCGTGGATAAGCGGCCTGTCGTGTTCCTGAAGGACGCCACCCACCGCGTGATGGACGTGAAGATGGGAGTGCAGGGCAACACCTACAACATCATTCCAATCCCCATCGAGCCAATGGCATCATTGAAAAAGCTGCCGCTGGATAGCCGCACCACAACATCGTTTTATGAAACGCAAGGCTTCCGCAAAGGCTACGTTAAAGGGGCTGTCAAGCCGCTTGAAGTGCTGCTGATGAGTTGGTGGGCGCTGGATCCCCACATCGGTTCGGATAAAGAGCTTGGCGATAGCCGTGAGACCGGCACAGTGTTTTACACCAGCCTGAAACCGTGGAACCGCACGGCTTCGGATATGTGGGAATTTGCGCGGTTTCTTGAGTTTTGGGGATGGCGGTTATAAGCCTGTTTTTGGGTTATTCGCTCGACATGAATATATTGCCGTAGTAGGCGGTGGTGCTTTGGCCGGAGTTGTCCGTGTCAGACATTACGGCTATGGCGTCGACATGTTTAACGTCCTTCCCGAGTTGGCGCTTCAAGTCTTCGCGCAGGTTGCGCTTATGCGTTACCCAGGTGCCAGCCTTGCTGTTTCCTGAATCTACAGCAAGCATGACAACGCTTGATGTGTAGGCGTTCGGCCAGGAGGCGTCCGCAGGCCGTTCGGTGCTGGACCAGACGTAATTCAATGCCTGGGTCTTCCAGAAAAGCAGGCCACCGGAGAGAATCACATAAATCCGCGCCGGATAGTCGTCGCCTTTTTTGGTGGTTTCGTCGACACCCTTGAGGGTATTGGTAACCCGCCATGTCCAGTTGATATAGGGCGTTTTCTCCAGATCCACGGAGACTTTCTTGTGCAGGCCGGAGGCGGCGTCTGAGCTGCGCGCTTCCAGCGCGTGCGCGCCATTGCCTACTTTCACAATCGAATAATTCACCTTTCCCTTGAATTCCTGCTCCTCCCAGCCGGACTTGTCGCCCGACGCAAAATTACCCACCGTCACTGTCAATGGCGCGGCGCCTGCCGCAACAGAGGTAAACAACGCGCCGAGCGCTACCGGCCAACGCAACTTCATCATGCAAAACACCTTGTTATATGTGAACCCGAATTCACGAAACATTCGGGTTGATGGGAATTTCCCAGCCACCATCAAAAAAACATTTGCCCAATGGGCTACGCACCCGTTCGCCGATCTCGCTCGCTCGAAGCTCGCCGTCTAATACGCCAGGCGTAGACGGATGGCCCACCGCTATCATTGCCATACATTCATATTGTAACGGAATACCGAATGCTTTTCGTACCTTGTCGGCATCAAAGCCGCCCATCTGGTGCGCCATCAGACCCAGAGCCGCCGCTTGCAGGCACAGATTTTCACTGGCCGCGCCAGTGTCGTACTGGCCCCAGCGGTTTGGTTTGCCGTTTTTATGGAATACGCTGCCGGCGGTAGCCAGCAGTAATACGGGGGCATTTTTTACCCACTGCTGGTTGAACTCGACCAGGCAATCAAAGGCCTTCTGCCACGCGACGGCATCGCTGTTTTTATCCCAGACGATAAAGCGCCATGGCTCATCGCCATAGCAGGAAGGCGCCCAGCGCGCGGCTTCAAGCAGGGCGACAATGCCCTCGCGAGTGACTGGCTTGCTGGCGTCAAAGGCGCGCCCGCTCCAGCGCATGGCGATAAGCTCGTGGATGGGCACGTGGGTTTTTGCGATTTTGTTGTGCATGATTACTCTTTCAAAAATGTGTTGCTATGGTCGTGGCCATTTCTTTGGCGATAGTCTTGGCGCTCGCCACCACCTCGGGGGCATAGAGCATCGGCTCGACGAGGATGGAGCGGATGCTGGTGAAGCCGATGAACGCTAGCCACAGCTCCATATAACGCTTCTGCAGGTCATAGGCGGCCGCGCCGGAACCATCATGATATTCGCCGCCGCGCGCATAAATGACGGTTATTGGTTTGCCCGTCACCAGCCCCTTGTACCCTTCCGTAGGCGAAAAACTAAAGGCCAGCCCCGGTTGGCTAATTACGTCGATGTAGTGTTTGAGCTTATAGGGAATGCCGAAGTTCCACATCGGCAGGCTGATCAGATATTTATCGGCAGATCTAAATTGCTCGAACATGTTGACCACGTCGCTCCATGCCTCGGCCTGCTCTGGCGTGTGCGATTCGCCATGCAGCACGGCGTATTTTGCATCGAGCACCGCGCCGTTGAACTCTGGCAATGCCATATTCCATAGATCAAGCTTTTTTATCTGGTCGTCAGGGTGTGATTCCGTGTAAGCATCCAAAAATACTTTGCTGACTTCGATGGAGGCAGAACGTTCTTTTCTGGGTGAGGCTTCGATATACAACAGTTTGGCCATATCCAATGCTCCTTGTGTATTGGGTTGTCAATCAAGATCAAACAGCAATATCTCAGCCTTGCTGCTGGTGGTAAAGCTTATGCTGCGCTCATCAATCACGCGGGCACCGTCGCCGTCGGCCAGTGGCTGGCCGTTGAGCTGCGCCTCGCCACGCGCAACATGCACATACGCTTTTCGGCCCGCCATCAAGGCATGACTGACGGATTCGCCAGCATAGAGTACGGTTGCGTAAACAGAGGCGTCTTGATGTATCTTGACTGAGCCGTCGCGCCCGTCCGGCGATGCAATCAGGCGTAACCGCCCGCGTTTGTCAGCCTCGCTAAAGTGCGTCTGTTCGTAACTGGGTGTAACGCCGGTCTGATTCGGGAGAATCCAGATTTGTAGAAAATGCCCAGGCTCGGTTTTTGATGCATTATATTCGCTGTGGGTGATCCCGGTACCGGCGCTCATACGCTGCACGTCGCCGGGAACGATCACCGAGCCATTGCCCATGCTGTCCTTGTGCTCCAATGCGCCGTCCAGCACATAGGTGATGATTTCCATGTCGTTGTGGCCATGCGTACCGAAACCCGCACCGGGGGTGATGCGGTCGTCGTTGATCACGCGCAGGCTGGAAAATCCCATATGTGCGGGATCGTAATAACCAGCGAAGGAAAAGGTGTGATAGCTGTCGAGCCAGCCATGATTGGCGTGGCCTCGCGCCTGGCTTTTACGCATAATAATCATGTGCGGTATCTCCTGTGCATCAAAATACCATCGTAAGCCAGTCTCTTTGCGGTTGATAGCAAATAACTTTGTGCTACTTGTTCAGTTTTTATGAATCCGCAATCACCTGTTATCCAGGGTAGTCCGTGGATGCCGCCGTTGCATCAGTAGTGACGGCACGCTGTTTACCCCAACCTCTTAGCAGCACATAAAACACTGGCGTCAGCAACAGGCCGAAGAAGGTCACGCCCAGCATGCCGGCGAATACCGCAATACCCATCGCCTGGCGAATTTCCGCGCCCGCGCCGCTTGAGATCACCAGCGGAAATACGCCCATAATGAAGGCCAGCGAGGTCATCAGGATAGGACGCAGACGCAGGCGGCAGGCTTCACGGGCGGCGGTCATGGCATCTCTGCCCTGGTCTTCGAGCACCTTGGCGAACTCGACAATCAGGATGGCATTTTTGCACGCCAAGCCCACCAGCACCACAAAGCCCATTTGCGTAAAGATGTTGTTGTCCTTACCCATCAGCCACACACCCACGATAGCCGACAACAGGCCCATCGGAACAATCAGAATCACCGCCAGGGGCAGCTTCAGGCTTTCATACAGCGCGGCGAGCACCAGAAATACCAGTAGCACGCAGAGCGGAAAGACCAGCATGGTGGTATTGCCGGCCAGGATTTCCTGGTAGGTAAGATCCGTCCACTCAAAACTGATGCCGTTTGGCAGGTTTTCCCTGGCGAGTTTTTCCATCATGGCCTGCGCCTGCCCGGAGCTGACGCCAGGCGCGGGGCCACCGTTGATATCCGCCGAGGTATAGCCGTTGTAGCGCGACACCCGGTCCGGCCCATAGCCTTCATTTATCTTCAATACCGCGCCGAGTGGCACCATCTCGCCCGCCGCATTGCGCGTCTTCAGTTGAGTGATATCTTCGGCGTGCGAGCGGAAGGGGCCATCCGCCTGGGCGATGACCTGATAGGTGCGGCCAAAGCGGTTGAAATCGTTCACATACAACGATCCAAGGTAAATCTGCATGGTGTCAAAAACGTCGGTGACCGCCACGCCC
Proteins encoded in this window:
- a CDS encoding DUF3047 domain-containing protein, which translates into the protein MMKLRWPVALGALFTSVAAGAAPLTVTVGNFASGDKSGWEEQEFKGKVNYSIVKVGNGAHALEARSSDAASGLHKKVSVDLEKTPYINWTWRVTNTLKGVDETTKKGDDYPARIYVILSGGLLFWKTQALNYVWSSTERPADASWPNAYTSSVVMLAVDSGNSKAGTWVTHKRNLREDLKRQLGKDVKHVDAIAVMSDTDNSGQSTTAYYGNIFMSSE
- a CDS encoding nitroreductase family protein — encoded protein: MHNKIAKTHVPIHELIAMRWSGRAFDASKPVTREGIVALLEAARWAPSCYGDEPWRFIVWDKNSDAVAWQKAFDCLVEFNQQWVKNAPVLLLATAGSVFHKNGKPNRWGQYDTGAASENLCLQAAALGLMAHQMGGFDADKVRKAFGIPLQYECMAMIAVGHPSTPGVLDGELRASEIGERVRSPLGKCFFDGGWEIPINPNVS
- a CDS encoding NAD(P)H-dependent oxidoreductase, with product MAKLLYIEASPRKERSASIEVSKVFLDAYTESHPDDQIKKLDLWNMALPEFNGAVLDAKYAVLHGESHTPEQAEAWSDVVNMFEQFRSADKYLISLPMWNFGIPYKLKHYIDVISQPGLAFSFSPTEGYKGLVTGKPITVIYARGGEYHDGSGAAAYDLQKRYMELWLAFIGFTSIRSILVEPMLYAPEVVASAKTIAKEMATTIATHF
- a CDS encoding pirin family protein gives rise to the protein MIIMRKSQARGHANHGWLDSYHTFSFAGYYDPAHMGFSSLRVINDDRITPGAGFGTHGHNDMEIITYVLDGALEHKDSMGNGSVIVPGDVQRMSAGTGITHSEYNASKTEPGHFLQIWILPNQTGVTPSYEQTHFSEADKRGRLRLIASPDGRDGSVKIHQDASVYATVLYAGESVSHALMAGRKAYVHVARGEAQLNGQPLADGDGARVIDERSISFTTSSKAEILLFDLD